A genomic stretch from Pararhizobium sp. IMCC21322 includes:
- the dgcA gene encoding N-acetyl-D-Glu racemase DgcA: MSRHIEIAAEVFPLAQAFTISRGSRTEAHVLTVSISQDGKIGRGECVPYARYDESLDSVAEQIKSILPDLSENLDTEALQSALPAGAARNAVDCALWDLKAKQEGVSVAHLWGMSPLHGVETAYTISLDTAERMGQAAHAASNHPILKIKLGGAGDTDRIRAVHSAAPHCKIIVDANEAWTPDNFVENMLVCAASGISLVEQPLPAGHDDILAGIPHPVPICADESAHTSETVSELKSRYDFINVKLDKAGGLTEAMKLVVRCRNEGFGVMIGCMVGTSLGMAPALLPAQFAAFVDLDGPLLLKRDREHGLHYANSVIAPPKPKLWG; the protein is encoded by the coding sequence TTGAGCCGCCATATTGAAATTGCTGCCGAAGTGTTTCCGTTGGCACAGGCTTTCACGATTTCCCGTGGATCACGCACCGAAGCTCATGTCCTTACAGTATCGATTAGCCAGGATGGCAAGATTGGCAGAGGGGAATGCGTTCCCTATGCCAGGTACGACGAAAGTCTGGACAGCGTGGCAGAGCAGATCAAGTCCATACTGCCGGACTTGTCGGAAAACCTCGACACAGAAGCCTTGCAATCCGCCCTGCCCGCTGGCGCTGCACGCAATGCTGTTGATTGTGCTCTGTGGGATTTAAAGGCGAAGCAGGAGGGCGTCAGCGTCGCACATTTGTGGGGTATGTCGCCGCTGCATGGTGTTGAAACCGCCTACACCATCAGTCTCGATACTGCAGAGCGTATGGGACAGGCAGCCCACGCTGCAAGCAATCATCCGATCCTCAAGATAAAGCTGGGTGGTGCCGGGGACACGGACCGCATCAGAGCGGTTCATTCTGCCGCCCCCCATTGCAAGATCATCGTCGATGCAAACGAAGCCTGGACGCCCGATAATTTCGTTGAAAATATGCTGGTCTGCGCCGCATCTGGCATTTCACTTGTTGAGCAACCGCTTCCTGCCGGGCATGATGACATCCTGGCGGGCATTCCACATCCGGTACCGATTTGCGCTGACGAAAGCGCTCATACCAGCGAGACTGTATCAGAGCTGAAATCACGTTATGATTTCATAAATGTCAAATTGGACAAGGCCGGTGGTTTGACAGAAGCCATGAAGCTTGTTGTACGCTGTCGAAACGAAGGTTTCGGTGTGATGATTGGCTGCATGGTTGGGACATCACTTGGCATGGCTCCAGCCCTGTTACCCGCACAATTTGCAGCTTTCGTGGACCTTGACGGGCCCTTGTTGCTGAAACGGGACAGAGAACATGGCTTACACTACGCAAACAGCGTCATTGCACCGCCAAAACCGAAATTATGGGGATGA
- a CDS encoding SDR family oxidoreductase yields MDLGISGKTAIICASSKGLGKGCAMALAQAGCAIVVNGRTEETLQLTAAEIREATGATVTAVIADVSTAEGQAKLLAACPQPDILVNNNGGPPRKDYTLLDRDAMIEGVVQNMITPIELIKAVSPSMKEKNFGRVVNITSLSVLSPLEGLDLSSGARAGLTSFLAGVARQLAPHGITINNILPGKMDTDRLRGGLRATAKNSGATEEEVAANQRAEIPARRFGTPEEFGNACAFLCSQHGGYITGQNLLLDGGLFPSAF; encoded by the coding sequence ATGGACCTTGGTATTTCAGGAAAAACCGCAATTATCTGCGCTTCCAGCAAGGGGCTTGGCAAAGGTTGCGCCATGGCGCTGGCTCAAGCAGGTTGCGCCATTGTGGTAAATGGCCGGACTGAGGAAACGTTGCAACTGACAGCAGCTGAAATCAGGGAAGCCACCGGTGCAACAGTGACCGCCGTCATTGCCGATGTCTCAACGGCTGAAGGCCAGGCAAAGCTGCTAGCGGCCTGCCCGCAGCCAGACATCCTCGTCAATAATAATGGGGGTCCACCCCGCAAGGATTATACCCTGCTTGACCGTGATGCGATGATTGAAGGTGTCGTGCAAAACATGATCACGCCGATAGAGCTGATCAAGGCGGTGAGCCCTTCCATGAAAGAAAAGAATTTCGGACGTGTGGTCAACATCACGTCTCTTTCGGTGCTGAGCCCGCTGGAAGGGCTTGATCTGTCCTCTGGCGCACGAGCAGGCCTGACATCGTTTCTGGCCGGTGTTGCCCGTCAGCTCGCGCCGCACGGGATTACCATCAACAACATTCTGCCCGGCAAGATGGACACGGACCGTCTGCGCGGCGGCCTTCGTGCCACTGCTAAAAACTCAGGTGCAACAGAAGAAGAAGTGGCTGCAAATCAGCGAGCAGAGATCCCTGCCCGCCGCTTTGGAACACCAGAGGAATTTGGCAATGCGTGTGCGTTTCTTTGTTCACAGCATGGCGGCTATATTACAGGCCAGAACCTTTTATTGGACGGCGGCCTGTTCCCATCCGCGTTTTAG
- a CDS encoding IS5 family transposase (programmed frameshift) has translation MSTLFWLSEEQLERMKPHFPLSHGIPRVDDRRVLSGIIHVIRNGLRWCDAPVDYGPHKTLYNRFVRWSGLGVFDRIFSSLVAEEGPPDTLIIDATHLKAHRTAASPSKKGVLPRRIGRTKGGLNSKLHAVTDGKGRPIMMALSEGQMSDHLGAKLLYPAMPSAQTLIGDKGYDSDEFRAALKAKGIKPCIPPRSGRNNPATYSKALYKQRNLIERMFGKLKDWRRIATRYDRCAHTYFSAICIAATVIFWINQ, from the exons ATGAGCACTTTGTTTTGGCTTTCCGAAGAGCAACTTGAGCGGATGAAACCACATTTTCCACTTTCGCACGGCATCCCGCGTGTCGATGACCGTCGTGTACTGAGTGGCATCATCCACGTTATCAGAAACGGCCTTCGATGGTGCGATGCGCCAGTTGATTATGGGCCGCATAAGACGCTGTACAATCGGTTTGTGCGGTGGAGCGGACTGGGCGTTTTTGATCGTATATTCAGCAGTTTGGTGGCCGAGGAAGGTCCGCCAGATACATTGATCATTGATGCCACACACCTGAAGGCTCATCGCACTGCGGCAAGCC CTTCAAAAAAAGGGGTTCTTCCCCGTCGCATCGGTCGCACCAAAGGCGGGTTAAATTCCAAGCTTCACGCTGTCACCGATGGCAAGGGACGGCCCATCATGATGGCCTTGAGCGAAGGGCAAATGTCGGATCATCTGGGTGCCAAGCTGCTGTACCCAGCCATGCCAAGCGCCCAAACGCTGATCGGGGACAAAGGATACGATAGCGACGAGTTCCGCGCAGCATTGAAAGCAAAAGGCATCAAGCCCTGCATTCCGCCAAGATCAGGCAGGAATAATCCGGCCACATATTCAAAGGCATTGTACAAACAGCGCAATCTGATCGAACGCATGTTTGGCAAACTCAAGGACTGGCGCCGTATCGCGACCCGCTACGACCGATGCGCCCATACCTACTTCTCAGCAATCTGCATCGCCGCAACAGTGATCTTCTGGATCAATCAATGA
- a CDS encoding TRAP transporter substrate-binding protein — protein MTKSKNMSRRQFVAVSTAGAASAATLATPAIATGHVEWRFVTSWPRNLPGPGVTAQRLADRVGAMSDGRLKLRLFAASELVPALEVFDAVSNGAAEMAHTAALFWQGKVAAAPFFTAVPFGLAPIEHITWIEHGGGQELWDELYAPFGLKPFMAGNTGFQMGGWYRRPVNVLDDFKGLKIRMPGLGGQVLARMGASPVTIAPSEILPALQSGVIDATEFLGPFSDMAMGFHRAVKHYYWPGFHEPNGTGEAIISTEAWNALDADLKAVVENACRAENAYALAEAEWQNALALERLVKDFQVNVRPYPEPILDAARLAAKDVMASFSAADDLSSRIYRSMQAAKDRLGPWSNISQAAFFNARQIK, from the coding sequence ATGACAAAATCCAAAAACATGTCACGCAGGCAGTTTGTGGCTGTTTCGACTGCGGGTGCAGCATCAGCCGCCACACTTGCAACGCCAGCAATTGCGACAGGACATGTTGAATGGCGATTTGTCACCTCTTGGCCAAGAAATTTGCCAGGGCCGGGCGTCACTGCACAACGCCTGGCTGACCGGGTTGGTGCCATGTCAGATGGGCGTTTGAAATTGCGCTTGTTTGCCGCCAGTGAGTTAGTGCCCGCTCTTGAAGTCTTTGATGCCGTGTCCAATGGCGCGGCAGAAATGGCGCACACAGCGGCCTTGTTCTGGCAGGGCAAGGTTGCTGCCGCACCATTTTTTACCGCTGTTCCGTTTGGCCTTGCCCCGATAGAGCACATTACATGGATTGAACATGGCGGTGGGCAGGAACTGTGGGACGAGCTTTATGCGCCTTTCGGATTGAAGCCCTTCATGGCGGGAAATACCGGTTTTCAGATGGGCGGCTGGTACCGGCGGCCAGTCAATGTGCTGGATGATTTCAAAGGGCTGAAAATACGCATGCCGGGGCTTGGCGGTCAGGTGTTGGCACGCATGGGAGCAAGCCCTGTGACCATCGCGCCCAGTGAAATTTTGCCGGCGCTGCAATCCGGCGTTATTGATGCCACGGAATTTCTTGGTCCGTTTTCAGATATGGCCATGGGCTTTCATCGAGCTGTAAAACACTATTATTGGCCGGGCTTTCACGAGCCTAATGGCACTGGCGAAGCCATCATCTCAACCGAGGCCTGGAACGCGCTTGATGCTGATCTGAAAGCTGTTGTCGAGAACGCCTGCCGGGCTGAAAACGCTTATGCGCTGGCGGAAGCTGAATGGCAGAATGCATTGGCTCTGGAACGACTTGTGAAAGATTTCCAGGTGAATGTGCGCCCTTACCCGGAACCAATTCTGGACGCTGCCAGACTAGCCGCCAAAGATGTGATGGCAAGCTTTAGCGCTGCCGATGATCTGTCATCCCGGATTTACCGCTCTATGCAAGCCGCCAAAGATCGTTTGGGGCCGTGGTCAAACATATCTCAAGCAGCTTTTTTCAATGCGCGGCAAATAAAATAA
- a CDS encoding threonine/serine dehydratase, whose amino-acid sequence MATSKVVRQIQSTIRRLDRADHADQNLWMITPTYDDVLAAAERLKGFAIRTPLLYSPALSERFDAWVYLKSENLQRTGSFKFRGAFNALSQIPEIDRTRGVLAISSGNHGQGIAEAARLLGIQATIIMPADAPEVKISRTRDSGAELIFYDRAGEDRDQIAKTHMQQSGAVLIHPFNNADVIAGQGTVGLEIADELNSRGEVPDILLACTGGGGLTAGLALACSKRYPDLQMFSVEPDGFDDYRRSLLSGAIVSNDVTTGSICDSILTPAPGEIGFSINKDRLKGGLSVSDLDALRAIRFAFEQHRMLAEPGGAVALAAILSGRLETQVGSLSGKTIVATVSGGNVDQSVLLQALQIT is encoded by the coding sequence ATGGCCACATCCAAAGTGGTGCGCCAGATTCAAAGCACAATCAGACGGCTTGACAGGGCAGACCATGCCGACCAGAACTTGTGGATGATTACACCCACTTATGATGATGTTCTGGCAGCAGCAGAACGGCTCAAAGGCTTCGCCATCCGAACGCCGCTGTTATATTCGCCTGCGCTTTCTGAGCGCTTTGACGCATGGGTTTATCTGAAATCAGAGAATCTGCAGCGCACCGGCTCGTTCAAGTTTCGCGGGGCATTTAATGCGCTGTCCCAAATCCCTGAAATTGACCGAACCAGGGGTGTGCTGGCCATATCATCCGGCAATCACGGGCAGGGCATTGCAGAAGCGGCCCGTTTGCTGGGCATTCAGGCAACCATCATCATGCCTGCAGATGCGCCCGAAGTAAAAATTTCACGAACACGGGACAGCGGTGCGGAACTGATATTCTATGACAGGGCTGGCGAAGACCGTGATCAGATTGCCAAAACACATATGCAGCAATCAGGCGCTGTGCTGATTCATCCCTTCAACAATGCAGATGTGATCGCCGGTCAGGGTACGGTTGGGCTGGAGATTGCAGATGAACTCAATTCCCGTGGCGAGGTGCCTGACATACTTCTGGCTTGCACCGGTGGCGGTGGCCTGACAGCCGGGCTGGCACTGGCGTGCAGTAAACGCTATCCGGACTTGCAGATGTTCAGCGTTGAGCCGGATGGGTTCGATGATTATCGGCGATCACTTCTGTCCGGAGCTATTGTCAGCAATGATGTCACCACCGGTTCAATCTGTGACTCAATTCTAACTCCAGCGCCCGGAGAGATTGGGTTTTCAATCAACAAAGATCGGTTGAAGGGAGGCCTTTCGGTCAGTGACCTTGATGCATTGCGGGCCATCCGGTTTGCGTTTGAACAACACCGCATGCTGGCAGAACCAGGCGGCGCAGTCGCACTTGCAGCAATCTTGAGTGGAAGGCTGGAAACCCAAGTGGGATCATTATCGGGAAAGACAATTGTCGCAACTGTGTCGGGCGGCAATGTGGACCAGTCTGTGCTGCTGCAGGCGCTTCAGATCACCTGA
- a CDS encoding MFS transporter produces MIARLTGPTSFAPRMALFYMAVFAAVGIYIPFFPLWLESRALTPTEIGLVLAVPMAVRAIVTPLMVSLGDRVSDRRKITVIYATAAFLCLSLLFFASGFWQIVLVVVFVAIFWDTLVPLGDAIALSGVRSFGMDYGQVRLWGSLAFVGANIAAGALIGAMSGSVVLPILFLAYGLVALSTVALPKGQVATTDVPQNQTEFSAKAFRHPVLLLSLAIGSLCQASHAMVYAFGSLYWQQAGFTGLEIGVLWAIGVLAEVALFAMSKPILQRIGPSGLLAVGAVAVIVRWLLFPIHWSFAGYFVLQILHGATFGAAHLGVMHAISRGVPDAQTGRAQASYFFISGVMMALTTILSGQLFVRFGVNSFIAMALIGLLAFVLWLIMQRLRNGSTSSP; encoded by the coding sequence GTGATTGCTCGTCTCACCGGACCCACCTCCTTTGCGCCGCGTATGGCCCTGTTTTACATGGCGGTGTTTGCGGCCGTTGGAATTTACATTCCATTTTTCCCCCTGTGGCTTGAATCGCGGGCGTTGACACCCACAGAAATCGGGCTGGTGCTGGCGGTTCCCATGGCCGTTCGGGCAATCGTCACACCACTAATGGTGTCGCTGGGGGACCGTGTTTCGGATCGTCGCAAGATCACCGTGATTTATGCCACAGCAGCCTTTCTGTGTTTGAGCCTTCTATTCTTTGCAAGCGGCTTCTGGCAAATCGTGCTTGTGGTGGTTTTCGTGGCGATCTTCTGGGATACGCTGGTCCCGTTGGGAGATGCGATTGCCCTGTCGGGTGTGCGCAGTTTTGGCATGGATTACGGGCAAGTGCGTCTTTGGGGGTCACTGGCCTTTGTTGGTGCAAATATTGCTGCCGGCGCACTTATTGGCGCGATGTCCGGCTCAGTCGTATTACCCATTCTGTTTTTGGCCTACGGTTTGGTGGCGTTGTCGACCGTGGCTTTGCCAAAAGGTCAAGTTGCAACAACGGATGTGCCGCAAAATCAGACTGAATTCTCGGCAAAAGCCTTCCGGCATCCGGTTCTGCTGCTCTCACTTGCCATTGGCTCATTGTGCCAAGCGAGTCATGCCATGGTCTACGCGTTTGGAAGTCTTTATTGGCAGCAAGCCGGGTTTACCGGGCTGGAAATAGGTGTTCTGTGGGCCATTGGCGTTTTGGCAGAAGTCGCTTTGTTTGCGATGTCCAAACCGATTTTGCAGCGCATTGGCCCCTCCGGCCTTTTGGCGGTGGGCGCTGTTGCCGTCATTGTGCGTTGGCTGCTGTTTCCGATCCATTGGTCATTTGCGGGGTATTTCGTCTTGCAAATCCTGCATGGTGCCACTTTTGGAGCGGCGCATCTGGGTGTTATGCACGCCATTTCACGGGGAGTGCCGGACGCTCAGACAGGGCGCGCGCAGGCAAGCTATTTCTTCATTTCCGGGGTTATGATGGCACTGACAACCATCTTGTCGGGACAGCTGTTTGTGCGCTTTGGCGTAAACAGCTTTATCGCTATGGCATTGATTGGCCTGCTGGCTTTTGTCCTTTGGCTGATAATGCAACGGCTTAGGAACGGCTCAACATCATCCCCATAA
- a CDS encoding sensor domain-containing diguanylate cyclase: MNSEKKTIAAIVPESIAFAVATAKGSTEETVTRLSQDRVALAQLVQEHSILKEAIERAPTPYCVYTSDDRLLATNPAYENLHPALLKMRNALAPGQRVHYADLVREQIKDTVSSEELETEVQRRVQSQRLASGDMVERDYGDHGVFRVVKYRLTSGGTAGVAFDVTELKKREADLLKAKNAAEEANDQARIALETERTRKVQMRNLSQLGEWLQSCQSLPELFRVVECFMTRIFEDSSGELYVYSNSRDMLDGSCEWNRNGAIQAHIHPDDCWALRRGRMTHFGPDEIGITCKHVVDIPNLSDGREYICIPIIAHGETVGLLHIRFSAETTADRTLFEETIMPFAVRCAEQISLAIANVKLRDELMDQSTKDPLTGLWNRRHLMNQCRHALAEAERDRHQVSVIALDVDKFKPFNDLHGHDAGDTVLRHIGEVMQSIVKDGEIAARLGGEEFLVLLPRSSMEEARERAEVLRGKTESMIIDYGDAALPRVTISAGVATAIPGQKYGPQDLIRASDRALYGAKDAGRNRVMTANELEAG; the protein is encoded by the coding sequence GTGAATTCTGAAAAGAAAACAATTGCTGCCATTGTTCCAGAATCAATCGCCTTTGCGGTTGCTACGGCGAAAGGCAGTACTGAGGAGACCGTTACACGGCTTTCTCAGGATCGAGTAGCCCTCGCCCAGCTTGTTCAGGAACACAGTATCCTGAAAGAGGCAATTGAGCGTGCGCCCACACCTTACTGTGTCTACACATCGGATGATCGGTTGCTTGCCACCAATCCAGCCTATGAGAATCTGCATCCTGCCCTGCTGAAAATGCGCAATGCCTTGGCTCCCGGGCAAAGGGTTCATTATGCTGATCTTGTGCGGGAGCAGATCAAGGATACTGTTTCAAGCGAAGAGTTGGAAACCGAAGTCCAAAGACGGGTTCAGTCGCAACGACTTGCATCAGGAGACATGGTGGAACGGGACTATGGTGATCACGGTGTGTTTCGTGTCGTCAAGTACCGACTGACCTCCGGCGGCACTGCAGGCGTCGCTTTTGATGTGACAGAACTCAAAAAGCGTGAAGCAGATCTTCTGAAGGCAAAAAATGCCGCTGAAGAGGCAAATGACCAGGCCCGCATTGCTCTGGAGACAGAGCGGACACGGAAAGTCCAAATGCGAAACCTGTCGCAGTTGGGTGAATGGCTACAGAGTTGCCAATCCCTGCCTGAACTCTTCCGCGTTGTAGAGTGTTTCATGACACGCATATTCGAGGATTCCTCCGGGGAGCTCTACGTTTACAGCAATTCGCGTGACATGTTGGACGGTTCCTGCGAGTGGAATCGTAACGGCGCTATTCAGGCACATATCCATCCCGATGATTGCTGGGCACTGCGCCGTGGTCGGATGACCCATTTCGGTCCTGACGAGATCGGCATTACGTGCAAACATGTTGTCGACATTCCCAACCTGAGTGATGGGCGCGAATATATCTGCATCCCCATCATTGCACACGGCGAGACGGTGGGCCTGTTACACATCCGCTTCAGTGCTGAGACAACCGCTGACCGAACCCTGTTCGAAGAGACGATCATGCCCTTTGCTGTGCGTTGTGCTGAACAGATCAGTCTGGCAATTGCTAATGTGAAGTTACGCGACGAACTTATGGATCAGTCAACGAAAGATCCGCTGACAGGCCTTTGGAACCGTCGCCACCTGATGAACCAGTGCCGCCACGCATTGGCAGAGGCGGAACGAGACAGACATCAGGTCTCGGTGATTGCGCTGGACGTGGATAAATTCAAACCATTCAACGATCTGCACGGGCATGATGCCGGAGACACGGTTCTGCGGCACATCGGGGAAGTTATGCAGTCTATCGTGAAAGATGGTGAGATTGCAGCTCGATTGGGCGGTGAAGAGTTCCTTGTCCTGCTGCCCCGCAGTTCAATGGAGGAAGCCCGTGAGCGCGCAGAAGTCCTGCGTGGAAAAACCGAGTCCATGATTATTGACTATGGAGATGCCGCGCTTCCACGCGTCACTATTTCAGCGGGTGTCGCAACAGCAATACCTGGACAAAAATACGGCCCTCAAGATTTGATCCGTGCCAGTGACAGGGCTCTTTACGGAGCCAAGGACGCGGGACGAAATCGTGTCATGACTGCAAATGAGTTAGAGGCCGGATAG
- a CDS encoding EAL domain-containing protein, whose translation MIPAPIPENEAERLATLRRFAILDSEKESVFDRITDLASELFDAPIALISLIDTDRQWFKASCGLEAPELPRDLAFCAYTILEDGVLCVPDTTQDERFRNNPFVTGEMAIRFYCGAPLLAQSGHRLGSLCIVDTKTRHDFGKKEQQRLADLAAIVVDQMDMRSVTGNVLEEIEYRQKAQNKAAATESQIRALIQFVPNGIALLDLKGNYLACSDSWRDFMALLDTNAASNDIGGLSTSHPGWYKAYHDALSGKTIRIAEDPVKLANGEIEYLRWEVRPWKSQQGEVQGVVASSMLVTKQVAARKTMERQAEMLNAVLENIKDGVVACDAEGSLTLFNQSGRNIHGIDHISPYGADYVESTNLFEADGITPLTDDRNPLFEAMQGGSVVNREMVIAPAGLPQRHVIAQAAPLKASDDTLIGAVASMTDITSAKLAERQLRASEANANYIAFHDTLTGLPNRAHFGRMVENDKYNLQGRTTAAFFLDLNQFKAVNDLCGHKIGDDLLKRTAKLLKQIAGHDAFVGRLGGDEFIVFKPVEDRETALQLGHQMAHAIGQPLVIGGHTIVSGVSVGVAMHPDHGDTHEELMRRADLAMYKSKASGKSEPVMFDPVFELETLKRRAMKQELSNAIRNKELEVYLQPIVDAQTQEVIGAEALARWNHPSRGLILPNEFIPIAEESGFIVELGDWVLRSALEAIAPWSDLFLSVNLSPVQFKDPMLAKRVFDALEETRFDPHRLELEVTEGLLIYDTNVARRAIDAFKSKGIKIALDDFGTGYSSLGYIQNFPFDKVKIDRSFVADIDTNPQSAAVVQCVVNLASSLGMVVTAEGIETERHELLLKFIGCNTLQGFRYGRPLPVSEFGLVPLDTAQDVAAG comes from the coding sequence ATGATACCTGCACCGATCCCAGAAAATGAAGCAGAGCGCCTGGCAACACTTCGGCGCTTCGCCATCCTTGATTCGGAGAAGGAAAGCGTCTTTGACCGCATAACAGATCTTGCATCTGAATTGTTTGATGCGCCGATCGCGCTCATCTCCCTGATCGACACAGACCGACAATGGTTTAAGGCATCCTGTGGTCTGGAAGCGCCAGAATTGCCTCGTGATCTTGCGTTTTGTGCTTACACCATTCTTGAAGATGGCGTGCTGTGCGTGCCCGACACAACACAGGATGAGCGCTTCAGGAACAACCCGTTTGTGACGGGTGAAATGGCCATCCGGTTCTATTGCGGGGCTCCTCTCCTTGCCCAAAGTGGCCACCGGTTGGGCTCATTGTGCATCGTAGACACGAAGACAAGGCATGACTTTGGCAAAAAGGAACAGCAGCGCCTTGCAGATCTGGCTGCAATTGTTGTCGACCAGATGGATATGCGCAGCGTCACAGGAAATGTTCTTGAGGAAATAGAATACCGTCAGAAAGCCCAGAACAAGGCAGCGGCAACCGAAAGCCAGATCCGCGCACTTATTCAATTTGTTCCCAATGGAATCGCCCTGCTGGACTTAAAAGGAAACTACCTTGCCTGCAGCGACAGCTGGCGTGATTTTATGGCCCTGCTGGATACAAATGCCGCAAGCAACGATATTGGCGGATTAAGCACAAGCCATCCGGGCTGGTATAAAGCATACCATGATGCACTCTCTGGAAAAACGATACGTATTGCCGAAGATCCGGTAAAACTGGCAAATGGAGAGATTGAGTATCTGCGGTGGGAAGTCAGGCCATGGAAATCGCAACAAGGTGAGGTACAGGGCGTCGTCGCTTCTTCCATGCTGGTAACGAAACAGGTTGCAGCGCGCAAGACGATGGAGCGCCAGGCAGAAATGCTCAACGCAGTGCTGGAAAACATCAAGGATGGTGTTGTTGCCTGCGATGCGGAAGGTTCGTTGACACTCTTCAACCAATCCGGTCGCAACATTCATGGCATAGACCACATATCCCCCTACGGTGCGGATTATGTTGAATCGACCAATCTATTTGAAGCAGACGGGATCACGCCCCTCACGGATGACCGCAACCCGCTTTTCGAGGCAATGCAGGGCGGTTCCGTTGTAAACCGGGAAATGGTGATCGCGCCAGCCGGGTTACCCCAGCGCCATGTGATCGCCCAGGCCGCTCCGCTGAAGGCCTCCGATGATACATTGATAGGCGCAGTGGCTTCGATGACAGACATAACGTCAGCCAAGCTGGCCGAACGGCAATTGCGTGCCAGCGAAGCAAATGCAAATTATATTGCGTTTCATGACACCCTGACGGGCCTGCCGAACCGCGCCCATTTCGGCCGCATGGTTGAGAATGATAAATACAATTTACAAGGCAGGACAACGGCAGCCTTTTTCCTTGATCTCAATCAGTTCAAGGCGGTCAACGATCTTTGCGGCCACAAAATTGGTGATGATCTTTTGAAGCGCACCGCCAAACTGCTGAAACAAATCGCCGGACATGATGCGTTTGTCGGCCGACTTGGCGGCGATGAATTCATTGTATTCAAGCCTGTTGAAGACAGAGAGACAGCGCTTCAACTTGGGCATCAAATGGCGCATGCGATCGGCCAACCACTGGTCATTGGCGGACATACAATTGTGTCAGGCGTGTCAGTGGGCGTTGCCATGCACCCCGATCATGGTGACACCCATGAAGAGTTGATGCGGCGCGCCGATCTGGCGATGTACAAGTCGAAGGCATCGGGGAAAAGTGAACCCGTTATGTTCGACCCGGTCTTTGAATTGGAAACATTAAAGCGCCGCGCCATGAAGCAGGAACTTTCCAATGCAATTAGAAACAAGGAATTGGAAGTCTACCTTCAACCCATTGTCGATGCGCAGACGCAGGAAGTCATTGGTGCTGAGGCGCTGGCGCGCTGGAATCACCCAAGCCGCGGGCTGATTTTGCCCAATGAATTTATTCCGATTGCCGAAGAATCCGGATTTATCGTTGAGTTGGGAGACTGGGTCTTACGATCAGCTCTGGAAGCAATAGCTCCCTGGTCAGATTTGTTTTTGTCTGTGAATCTTTCTCCGGTTCAATTCAAGGACCCAATGTTGGCAAAGCGCGTATTCGATGCACTTGAAGAAACCAGATTTGACCCTCACCGTCTGGAACTGGAAGTGACCGAAGGTTTGTTGATCTACGATACGAATGTTGCACGACGCGCCATTGATGCCTTCAAGTCGAAAGGTATCAAGATTGCGTTGGATGATTTTGGAACCGGCTATTCGAGCTTGGGCTACATTCAGAACTTCCCGTTCGACAAAGTCAAAATCGACCGGTCCTTTGTCGCCGATATCGATACAAACCCTCAGTCGGCAGCTGTTGTGCAATGCGTTGTAAATCTTGCTTCATCGCTTGGAATGGTCGTAACGGCTGAAGGTATTGAAACCGAAAGACATGAATTGCTGCTGAAGTTCATCGGCTGCAATACTTTGCAGGGATTCAGATATGGACGGCCATTGCCGGTTTCGGAATTTGGCCTTGTACCCTTGGACACAGCACAAGACGTCGCCGCCGGATAG